The sequence GCACAAGCTGTCTTCGAAAAGCTCCAGGTTTCTGGGAGCACGAACACTGGGGTATAATAACAGGAACGTAATAGTAACGTTATGAAGTCATCTACCCCAGAGCGCCCTTGTCCTCTCGCGTCAAGCCAGTAGCCTGTCATTCCCCACTAAACTCCTCTACCCCTTTACTCATGTTCACTCATCATTCCCCCGTCATTTGTGGTCTTATTAAATCCCGTAAGTCTAGTTCACACGGGAAAGACTTTGCAACCATTTCCATGCATATCTTTATCGTCTGTATCACTCCCAAACCATTCCAGAATCTCGAATTCATTTTGGCATTTGCTCCTTATATAAGGTgttacccttccctcttcccattttcctgtCAAGCTATAATTTTAACCCTCCTAACCCCAACCCCAATCACTACCAGTATAAAGAGAATGTTTATTTAATCTAGTAAAACTGAAATGAACTGTCGATAGTCTGCATTTCATGGCACAGATGTGTTTGGCTTTGTCTACAATATCCCAAAGGAAGGCAGAAAAGGTGATTATTTAGCACAGGTGTAgacttaaaaattatataattgtccTTTTACAGCACCATTAATTCATGTGATATATGATTGACAAATATGTAAGGTGTAATGCATATTTATGAGCACGATATTTATTAAAtaagtttatttatgtataggatatatttattgtattaactTATTGAATATACAAAATGTGAAGGATTCATGGTACAAAATAAGAATTCAATCACAttgtctttgattttttattcctAGAGACAGCCTACAAAAATAGTAAGTATGGCATACAGTATCACATTTAACAAACTTAACAGCAGtcagataaaaagtaataataatgataaaaaaacatttttcaaggCTCCAGACGCAGTCGCTGGCAAGAGCTATATGAAGTACTGACAATTTATGAGTAAATTACACAATAACTGGAGAAATTAGTGTGCTTTATGCAATAAACCCATTGTAATTCATCTACTttacataaaaagtaaaatgtatgGTACATTTTCTGTCAACAATCTTCCCTTAACACCACCTTCACAGTTActttaccaataaaaaaaaaattgatgatattcTGTTCAAAACTATATCAACATGAACTGCCTTTGATATGTTCATCTAACCAATACTAgtcattacaataacaataatattgattaattttcCTTCTAGAACACTGCAAGCTGCTATACTTCACTAAAAACTGACTGGAACTTACACAAAAGAAATTTTCCCTCTGATAAAAAACTAGTTCTCATAAGTCCATAAAAAGAGTATTTTCATCATAACACAAAAGGACATTAGTGTTACATTAACATTAAaaccacatacatgcacatagcACATCCAATACAAGGTCTGATCCTACACTCCTTGACTGAATACAATGCTCAATGCTGAATACTATTCCATAATGATATTGCAGCAATGAGCAGTCTCCTCATCCTTAACAGTGATTGGCATAACCACCTTCTTCTAAGTAATACTGAATAGAATTAAGAATAAAGGTCACTTTCCAATTCATGTAACTCACTTTCCGATGCAAAATCTTTTATTTAGCACCTACCATAATATCTAAAATTGCATTAACAAATtgtattttatgattttcttcaAGTTTGTATATGCCAAAATATAGTCTTAAGTTTCCACAATAAACTTGCATCATAAAGCTATGTACTGTAACACCCAACACTAACTTGCATACATTAAATTACATGAATAGAGAAAAAGTACACCTTGTAAAAATAGTAAGCATCTGTCCCCTTTGCTGTAATTCAATTTACAAAGTATAGCACATATTTACAacataaaatatctttaaaaactgTAAGAGATAAATTTCTCTAACAAAGTGCACCTCTTGGTCTTCAAATTCCACTATACATTACACCAGCCATAACTCTTCAGCTTCCTATCAAAGGAAAATTTATCATTCTGCATTTAAAAAGGACATCTTGTGAACATAACCAAAAACACAATTGTTTAGTATGGGTAAAATCCCTATTATATATTGGCAGTATCTACAATCActgtaacagtaaaataatataaaaatagtgatgGCAACACAAGTGATTTGGAACAATTATTTTTACCATAACTTATGAAAAGAAAGTTAGTGTATTATCAACTGGGCACAAATAGATGACAGTTGAGGATGAGTAAAACCacaagaggaagaggtagatgaATAATTACGAAAGGAAAATCACTACTAGAgctgaaagaaaggaaggaaattaaAGAAACTATGACCTATCCCTTCTCCATGAACTTTGCCCAgctttagataaataaaagacaTTCAATTAATACaaagttataattattaacataaatacCCTCTGTTGAACCCACATTACACGATTAATAGAACTTGCAACTCAGATCATCACAGCACTTGATAAACACTGAAGTGTACAAACATGCACCTAGTGCATTCACATTTGTACCATTTTCAGACAAAAGGTAGTTTTGAATAATGCCATAAGaaccaataaaaaaacattaccagCGAgttcgtaaaagaaagaaaaaaatgataataaataataacttctTACCTACTCCTTACAAGAATCACAAAGTAATGGATCTGAATAATGGTATACATATGAGAAGTGTGTCGCAATAATTTACCACACAATCCTACATCATTCTTAGCTCAATAATCTACATAAAAAAGACTAGACACTTTTTTGAAATGCCATTAATAACAAACCACTACTAGAAATGCATGTTAAATATGTCTTCTTCAGACATCCATCTCTGAGAGAATTttgtaaaacaaaatagaaagtgataaaaaacaaCGAAGAATAGGAGCAGCAAACAGAAGATGGaatcaaaaaagagagaagaggggaaaaaagaaaagaaaagaaaaaaaaaaaaaacatttaattaatcATCTAAGACATCTCTAAAGCATCTTGTATGATCCCTGTTTAAATCCACTAGGTGAAAACGATGCACCTTGGTCCACTGACAAAGTAGTATCGATACATTAGGGAGAGGCAATACACAGTACACCAAACTCCCTTCTCTAAATATCTAGTCATATACctcaaagatattaaaatataagtattAGTCCTACAAACAAGTACaaactaacaaaataaaaaagaaaaagaaaaaaaaaaaagagagagattcatCTTTCTCCAAATctcattcattttccttcacACCTTAGCACTGGCCCTTCCAAAATTAACATGAAATCTTTACACTGAATATGTACATTATTTACAGGATTTTAAATACGATTCACAATAACTGCATGGACGATGAATGCACCGTCTCGTATTCTATGCCAAAatttgaaatgttaaaatatatgcatataactcaTATGATTTGCAAAGAATACTTAGCAAATGCAACTGCATTACCATGTATAACTTGACACTGATCACATTGAAAGACGTTCTTGTCACAGATAAACTGCACAAAGTAAGATTATTAAAGTTGAGCACTGGGAAACCCAAAGGGCATTttccaaagtttaaaaaataaaaaaactcagattgtaaaaataaagacactacaatattaattgaaattattaatataataatataataaataataataataataataataataataaataataataatatataatataaaatatataaatataaatgatataaattatataaatataaataattcatataattaaattataatatcgatataaaatatcaaaataacatatataaataattaaatataaaataaaatataaaatatataaaacataaacataaacataaatatatggaaCTGTCCCATTTGCTAGTTGATAGAAGTAATTCTCACATCTGTCAACTTGCTCTTTAGAATGATATGTTGATGATACCTTGTACACTAACTGTTTCTATTCTAACTTTGGTCTGGATGAAACTATTTTGCTGACAATGTCTTGATAATTTCTacagaacaaaaagaaactaCCCTCATATATGATACATGACAGTCTAGAATGGATTTCTGATACATGTGCTATTAAATTATGGCAGGTATCCTTACAGATACCCTGCAATGTGataaaggaataatgatataaaaggataGCCCTTATTGTTTccaaatgaaaactgaaaatactacAAGTTTGGCTACAGTATCCCTTGAGCAGTCTGTCAAAAGGCAttaaaaatacacattatatacaatattttctaTACAATCTTGCATTCACCTCACTTGGCTTCACTCAGAGTGAAGATTCAATGGGGGTTGTaacaggtggagggggagggggagccgtTGGCTTAACCACATGTGACTGTCTCCCTAAAGTTGAGGGTGGCTGTGGAGCACGTGGCTTCGGTGAGCCTCCGCTGCCTCTGGGTTTTGGAGAATTTGACCCACTTGATGGCCTTGGAGGGACTGCAGGCTTTGGACGACCCAACGTACCAGTGTTACTGACTGGAGTACCAACAGCCAGTCTAGCAGGCACTGCTGGTCTGTCTTGTGTGGCAGGCACAGGAGGATAATATTTTGGCTGACCATTCTCATCCAGCATCATTGTAGGAGAGTGTCCATATGGGTATTCTGCTTGTGGATAACCTGCATGTGGTGGAACTGGTGAACCACTCATTGCATAGTGCTGTGGGCCCTGTGCTCTGTATAAGGATGGTGAGTAAGTAGCACTACCTGACTGGAGAGGAACTGCTTCATTGCTCTTTGGTGCAGTGTATGCTGATGCAGGAACAAAATTTGGTGTCCAGGAACTTGAAACTGGGGGAGAGACTGGAGGGCTCACTGAGGGTCGGAGACTAGTTGGGGGCCGAGGACTAGTTGGAGGTCGTGGGCTTGTGCGTGGTCGGGGACTAGCAGCTGGGCCCTGTGGCTGTGCGCTTGGAGCTCCAATTACTCCAACCTGTTCAGCACCATTCTGGTTGGCCAACATCTTTGCCTCTATCCTCTTGGACATTTCCTCCAAGTCAATGTATTCATCAGTCCTCTGTGAGGGGGGAATGTCATCATCCTCGCAGATGTTGTGAAGAGATCCTCTACTTCGGGCCACATTCAACTTGCTGGCACCTCCTCTCGGGGTCATTCTACTGGATGACTCTTCCTCAACCATGTGTAGAGAAGCCAGGCTCATAGACCTCTTGCTCTGGTAGCTCTTGTCTAACTGTTCATCGCTGAGGTTATGCAGCGATGCTAGACTGCCTGTACGACTATACTTGCTCTTCTTGCTTGAGGTGGTGCTGACTGCGTCTGGATTGGTACTCACACCCAACTTGTTGAGGGATGCCATGCTTGCACTCTTCTTTGATTTACCAAACATGAAGTCCTTCATTTTGCTGTACAGGGCCTCTGGTGGCTCCTCTTCAACTGCCTTTTCCTTGGTTGCTTTCAAGAAGGGTCTCTGCAAGAATGCCAAAGGATCCACATACATGGCTCTGGGTTGGTCCACACGTACAGGCTCTGGGGAAGGTGGTGCTTCAGGGACAGGTTCACACTCTATATCGTCATCATAGCCTATATGAATTGGTTCAGGGTGCTTGACTACCGGAGGCACCACTGCTTTGGGAGGTGGAGGAGCAGGCCGTGTTGGCCTTCGCTGCAGAGGAGGCTGCTTGCGACGGCCAAATATTGGTATGGCATAAATGCTTTTCTTGCGCCACATGATGTCACAGTCAAAGAATTCACAACAGTCTTGCACAGGGTCACTCAGACAGAACTTCATGCAGAAACTTTTGTGGTCGTCATCACTAGGTTCGGCTCTCGTATGATTGGTGTCTGGACTCCCGTCAACTGTGTCTTTATTAGGCACCAAGCGGATTGGGGTCCATGATGCCCACCATTGCCCAAATCAAGATCATGTGATGCCGAACTCACCACAacctcattttcatctttctttttcttctttgtttcttggcAAAACATGAACACTAAAGACACTCTAACACGGATTGGCATTAGTCTGAAGGTACCATTTACAAGAACAAAATGCAGCAATGCTAAATATAATCACAACACCTATCACCACtgcaataattatatacagtTCAAAATTGTCTATTCGTCGCATCTCATCTGCCAACAAACAGTGCTTGAACTTCAGCGTCTGCTGACGTCTCTTTAGGTTCCTGTAGTCAAACTTGCACAGGCACTCATGGAATTCCAGAGTGGCATTGGTGTGCCTGGAGCCACACACCTCCATGGGGTCCTTCCTCCTGCAAGACAAGAAAGGTATTAGAGATAAtactttttcatttactttaccTATCATATTCATCCATAAATCACTGATAGATGCTAATTTACAGTTACAATTTTATTTCCGCTGATCCTGAAATTGCCCATTCTCAAAAGTAAATGTTATATAACTGGACATCATTCCCATCATGTTCTTCACAAGCAGGCAGTAATACAAATATCAATGAGAACTGATGCCATTGTAAAAATTTCTCTCCGACCATTTTGTAATCAAAACATTTGTCCAGGTTTGAGAAATTATTCCTTATCATGCATTTCTTTTCTAACAATTGACATTCAGAAGTCTGTTCAGGGAAAGTTACATTATGAGAGACATCATATAtcctcgcatatatatattatatacatatatacatacatatatatacatatacatatacatatacatatacatatatatatacatatacatatacatacacatatacatacacattacatatacatatacaataccatataactatacatatatataccatatcatatacattatatacacatatacaaatatcacattacatagatatactcatatacatataatatacacatatacatatatatacacatatacatatatataccatattacatatctataacacatatacatatatatacatatacatatataccaatacatatatacatatatacatataccaatacatatatacatatatatacatatatacatatacatacatatatatacatatatacatatatatacatatatatacacatatatacaataatatatatacatatatattatacatataatatatatacatattatatataataacattatatatatatatatatacaatataaatatatacatataatacatataatatatatatacatatatataatacaatatatagatacatatatataacatataataatatataatatatatataataatataatatacattatatatataacatatatatatacatatatatataatatatataaaatataatatatatatatatacatatatattatataacatataatatatatacatatataatatatacacatatataataatatacatatatatatataaacatatacataataataataatataaacatatatacatatacatacatatatatatatatatatgtagaatatacattatatatacatatattgatacatctatataacatatatatacattatatatacatatatatacatataaatataacacatatatacatatatatacatatatatacatatatacatatatacatagatatacatatatgtatcatatatatggggccgggtggccgaatggttagagcgtcggactccagactgtcacacgGATATCGAGTTTcgatgggttcgagtcaccggcccggcgcgttgttcctctttgggcaaggaaacttcacaccttgattgcctactagccactgggtggccactccgagcccaagtcagtgccgggtaaatgtagatggtgactcataaaaacTACCCTGGACCTGcgagaaggcaatggcaaacccaccACTctcaattgccaagaaaaacatggaagcccatgaacgtcaaggccgcgtggccgaatggttagagcgtcggacttcacgaaggcaatctgagttcgggggtcgagtcaccagccggcgcgttgttcccttgggtaggGAACTTCCACCTCGAGTCCTATCTAGCCacgtgggtggccaagccaagcccaagttcagtgctggtcccaagtcaccggataaatagagaaatgatgagtacctaaagaagaagaaataatagaagacgaagaagaaagagaagaagaagaagaaaaggaataagaagaaaagaataagaagaaaaaagaagataaggtataccgcactctccatggaaagggaactgtggaccctaccacgtactcactccaaagctcacaaaatgaaactacaattccgtatcatgctgtgaccacggcggctcatgacatgacctaccgttaaaagaagaagatgcatatatataatatagtatatatatatatatatgatataaaaaatataatatatatatttaaataaaaaaaatatatatatatattatatatgtaatatatatatatatatatagtgtttatattgtataatatatatatatatatatatatataaatatatatgttatatatatatatagtgtatatatatatatatatatatatatatatatatatattatatattatattatagatataaatatatataatggtgtgtactatatgtgtgtaatataggtgtgtatatatatatatctatatatatatatatatatataatacatacacatatatacacacatatatacacacatatatacaaacatttatatatatatataatatatatatatatagatattatatatatatatagataatattatatatataagtatatatatatgtatatatatatgtatatatatatattattatatgttatatatatatgtatatataaagtatatatatgtatatatatatgtaattatatgtattggtatatatgtatatatattatggatatgtatatgttatatgatatgtatatgtatatgtatatatatatgtattttgtatatatttgtaatatgtatatatagtatatatatatgtatatatatgtatagtatatgtgtatagtatatgtatatatgtatgtatatatgtatatgttgtgtatatatattttgtatagtgtaataatgtatatgtgtaatatatgtatttatgtgtagaatattttatgtatatgtgtatatgatatgtatNNNNNNNNNNNNNNNNNNNNNNNNNNNNNNNNNNNNNNNNNNNNNNNNNNNNNNNNNNNNNNNNNNNNNNNNNNNNNNNNNNNNNNNNNNNNNNNNNNNNTACTGTGAGTCAGTTAATTAAGTGAGAGAGTCGTATTTGTGACAGCATGGAGAGCCTCTTTTGCATATGTGAGGGAAGTGAGATTAAGTGATGAGGAGTTTTAAATATGATTGAGTGAGTAAGTTATTACGTTTGTGAGAGCGAGTGAGTTCAGAACTGATGAACATTGATTAGAAGTAATTCTAAGATTAGAACTGTCATTTTCTCTTAGATATATCTAGGATGTCAAGGGATATGCCATAATACCATTCATAAATGAATGGTATTATGGGCCATATATGATAATAGTCTTAGAAACTATTTCATGTTCTACTCATATGAAATATTTAGTTCTGCTGATTCTGTCctcattttatttatgtgtagtaGAACCATTCCATGCACCTTTACTAaggtattttattaaaaaaataaaaaaataaaataaaataaataaatcttcctTCCTTCTAGGTATAATCCATATTCAAAAGTCCTATCCCGTGAATACTATGACCAGCCGTTGATGAAGAAGATTCGCAAAGAGATAATAGACAAAGCAAGCTCTGCCAAGAAATGGGGTTTGATTCTTGGTACACTGGGCAGGCAAGGAAACACAAAAGTCATGGAAAATTTGAAGGTTggtgttgtttgtctgttgtggAGCTTGACATTATTAGTTTacaatattatttacatatatatttttatgtatttctaaaAATTATCTATCAAGAattttatgcaaatatttttaaCTCCTTCAACAACAATAGACAATGAAACTTTGAAATGGTATTTGTGAAATAATAATCAcgctttttagttgttgtttttttaaccctttcccgatgggtagtattcatagtggcctgggcctcgctgccgggggcttatattgtcgccctagcatgcgcgactacTCATGGCAAATACTAGCATCCCAtaccatttcttcgtaatactacgaggatatgttgtattttcagttttcattattttctaaagtctctacttgccatatttcctgataaatcgagactgaagggtatttttgttgttatgtagactccatagttgatcattattcagtctatagtctgaataaaataagcagtgtgtggtatcatggagttgattttttttttttttttttttttttttttttttttttttttttttcatagtaatgagaaagtgttaaaaacgacttaatcacactttcagtgtcagaaaaatatattttgccatgattgtaacaaaaaaaacctaTGGAATGTCCAACTACACCAGGGATTAATAATCCCCCCGGCAAAAGTCCCGCCATGCCAGGGCATGTGCGTACGCCCCCTCGGAAAGGGTTTAacctttaaaaaatagttttttttttttttttaaggaattgaAACTAAAAGGAATTTTAAAGCTATTTTTAACGGGCTGGGGGAAAAGGTTAGATATCAGCTGAAGGGGTTAAAGGTCAACTTTAGCTTTTCACATTAACCCCATTTTCCaggatggaaaaaaattaatgccGTCATTGTGGGGGAAATTTTAGTTGGTTTTTAAAATAGAGGGATCATTTGGTGCGAAACCCATTGTTCAGATGCTTCACAGCCTTTGGGGGCCAACATATGGAATTAGGTTTTAGCAGTCATTGCTGGGTGGAGCTTGTAGGCCGGACAAAATAAAACACTTATGTGCACGAAAGACCCATGgcctttttgtatgtttttttctttttttgcaaagattttaattttttgctttttcctgttttttttgtcattttttgctttattggtagtaaaaagacttttttccttaccaattcatatctttttctttagTCCATCCCCGGtgcagtaataacaaaataagcaaacagttatttttgtcatttttttaaaaaatttaatttttccgaATAAACCCCCTGCTGGTCACagtcggaaaagaaaaaaaccctagaTAGAAATAGCATTCCCTGGACCCAGCACTTTTCCAGTCAGGCGGGACGTACTTTCCCACACCGAAAATTAAGGGAATTTAAGTTATACCCTTTCCCAAAATCCCACTATGTTCAAAACCCCCTCTAAGAGCTCTGCAAATGGGGGATTTTTCCCTGTCATCCTGGCCTTCAGCCGAAATTCCATGACAGCAAGTTCCTGTCCCCCCTCAGCTAAATTTTACCGTGACATATCCAACATACCCCTTAAGCTAAGATTTTCATGAGTGATGGTACATCCACTAAGGAATCGTTTTTTACCACCATATCTCACCTGTTCCATTCCcttgttttttggaatttttttttttttaaaaattttagtattgTAATCcctttttgattattaaaatacaaaaaaataataaaaaaaaatttaaaaaagtattaaaaaaaaatgaaggaaaaatttaaataataatttacctAATAACGCTCCTTGAAGCTAATTTTTTAGACCCACCTTTTTTGTAAatacatttcaataaaaaaaactaagttgATTTCTTTTACCCAGCAGCATGATTAAATAACTAGGTTCACAGAAATTAAAGATCAGCATCATGGGTATGAAAATTTAAATCTCCGTTTCAATTTAGCTT comes from Penaeus monodon isolate SGIC_2016 chromosome 2, NSTDA_Pmon_1, whole genome shotgun sequence and encodes:
- the LOC119583445 gene encoding LOW QUALITY PROTEIN: nascent polypeptide-associated complex subunit alpha, muscle-specific form-like (The sequence of the model RefSeq protein was modified relative to this genomic sequence to represent the inferred CDS: inserted 1 base in 1 codon; deleted 1 base in 1 codon; substituted 1 base at 1 genomic stop codon) codes for the protein MSRWRKDPMEVCGSRHTNATLEFHECLCKFDYRNLKRRQQTLKFKHCLLADEMRRIDNFELYIIIAVVIGVVIIFSIAAFCSCKWYLQTNANPCXSSLVFMFCQETKKKKKDENEVVVSSASHDLDLGNGGXSWTPIRLVPNKDTVDGSPDTNHTRAEPSDDDHKSFCMKFCLSDPVQDCCEFFDCDIMWRKKSIYAIPIFGRRKQPPLQRRPTRPAPPPPKAVVPPVVKHPEPIHIGYDDDIECEPVPEAPPSPEPVRVDQPRAMYVDPLAFLQRPFLKATKEKAVEEEPPEALYSKMKDFMFGKSKKSASMASLNKLGVSTNPDAVSTTSSKKSKYSRTGSLASLHNLSDEQLDKSYQSKRSMSLASLHMVEEESSSRMTPRGGASKLNVARSRGSLHNICEDDDIPPSQRTDEYIDLEEMSKRIEAKMLANQNGAEQVGVIGAPSAQPQGPAASPRPRTSPRPPTSPRPPTSLRPSVSPPVSPPVSSSWTPNFVPASAYTAPKSNEAVPLQSGSATYSPSLYRAQGPQHYAMSGSPVPPHAGYPQAEYPYGHSPTMMLDENGQPKYYPPVPATQDRPAVPARLAVGTPVSNTGTLGRPKPAVPPRPSSGSNSPKPRGSGGSPKPRAPQPPSTLGRQSHVVKPTAPPPPPPVTTPIESSL